Genomic segment of Notolabrus celidotus isolate fNotCel1 chromosome 1, fNotCel1.pri, whole genome shotgun sequence:
GACTCAGAGGAAGCCATCAGGTAAAATTCTGTTGCTGGTGACTTCGGCCGAAACTTGGCGTTCTAGAAGAACCAGAGCTGATACCAAAACATTATTGCTACACATGAAGGCATCCCAAGTCTACAAGCATCACACATAATGAGGACTCAACTtgatcatgttgttgtttataggATGATTCATTTAATCCTATCCTATTACatcttgttatatttatttttatccttccttccttccttcctcaaACATGGAATGGTTGAGCCGATTGTCCTTTTTGGCCGCAGCATCTGTAAGACCAGCATGTTCTAAATttactttcttccttccttttaaGGTTGCGCCATGAGTGGCTTGATAGCTGATGCCAAGACTCTTATTGACAAAGCAAGAGTGGAAACACAGGTATGAATTCTGGCGACACAGTAACATAAGCTGTTCACTGACCTTATATATTTTAGTATGATTTAACCAGTGTATATTCCCCCCCCCTTTAGAACCACTGGTTCACCTACAATGAGACCATGACAGTGGAGAGCGTGACTCAGGCTGTGTCCAACCTGGCACTGCAGTTCGGAGAGGAAGATGCTGATCCCGGTGCCATGGTCAGtgactccttctctctgtgctgaaagtttaGCTGTTTCAAGTCAGTTCCCCAAGGTAGAACTCTCATTGTTCTTTCTTTGCTCTGTTCTTCCCCGCTGTCATCCATATAGAGTCGACCATTTGGTGTGGCACTTCTGTTTGGAGGAGTTGATGAAAAAGGACCTCAATTGTAAGTAGAGAATCACTATTTATGCACATTGTTTGTTATTCTAAAGCATATTCTGACATCATTACTGTGTTGGTTTGTGAATGCAGGTACCACATGGACCCATCAGGAACTTTTGTGCAGTGTGACGCTCGGGCCATCGGCTCAGCATCTGAGGGAGCGCAGAGCTCTCTGCAAGAGGTCTACCACAAGGTATCAACCCTGGGTGTTTATATTAAACAGGGGGGAAAAATGAGCAAAGCCATATGCTGTCATGCTGTAATGATGCTGTATGTAGTTATATTTGTTGAATGGttttccaaaaactaaaataacattaaaaaaagttagatATTTCTCAACCCATACCACCATAAGTCATCTAATGCAGGGGATCCCAAACTTTTctgcccatgacccccaaaatataggtgccaaagacttgtgacccccactgtccctcaaagtgatctaatgtggcttcatttagctggtctgcagaaaatgaccctacctatatgagcatgtgtctgtgtttcctgtgccgttctgaattaacctgctgctactgatgcttttgataattaactgttcactaacactaaacttaggagacatcagacaacaaagaaaagcagaaaactcattacattttctattttcaaggttttatttcaagtttagcttctattttgtctattttttactataatgggtaaaatgtgctatttttagataacttaaaaaagccaaatcattctggaagacatctcacggccctccagggggtcccgacccacaacttgggaacccctggtctaatgTATGCAAATCACCTGGACTGAGAGTTGtatttcttttgcttgtcaTTCTCTCCCTGGGTAACTGACAGTCCATGACATTAAAAGACGCCATCAAGTCATCTCTCACCATCCTAAAGCAGGTGATGGAGGAGAAGCTCAACGCCACCAACATCGAGGTTTGCTTCAAATTACTCCCCCGCTTCTTGAAGCTTGGATAAATCTGTGAAAATGTTTTACTGAACCTGAATAAACTCTGTGGTTTAGAttgtgaaacacaaaaaactctAAACATCTGAATCTTGCGTCCCATCTGCAGCTGGCGACAGTAGAGCCCGGAAAGACCTTCCACATGTATTCcaaagaggagctggaggatgtAATCAAGGACATCTAAAGCAGAAACGATTTGAAAGTCTTCTGTTGGAGTTCTGGACAAGGAAGATTCACCTGGGCAGAAtgtcacaacacaacacaactttCCATCAGCACATTGTCCTCGCTGCAGTCCCAGTTTTTTGGATTGCATAAGAGCTGTCTCTTTGTATTGTGCTAATTTACTTCTGTGTCTCTCAGTAACTGTACATCTTTGTACAGGAGTCTGACCAGCACTTACAACTGAGTAGCAGGAAAACGGtaggggtgggtgggggggtaTTTTTTGTTACGAATCAGTACAATTAAAACTGTTGTATTCACAAAGTGGTCTCTTtgtcatttgttgttttttcctgtgctctcattattttgagtatccttcaactcccaaattcagcaaatctcaaggtcagcctattttcacttgcgcaatatttctaaaattagacacttcctatctcagagtgacgcagaaaaactagtccatgcatttgtgacctccaggttagattactgtaactccctcttatcaggctgccccaataagtctctaaagactcttcagctagttcaaaacgcagcagctcgagtattgacaagtactaggaagagagagcacatctctccagtgttagcttctcttcactggctcccaataaaatatagaatagaatttaaaatccttctttcaacctacaaagcccttaaaaatcaggacACCCTCATATCTtgaagagctcatagtgccctattacccctctagaactctacgctcccaacatgccaggcttgctagttgtacctaaaatctctaaagtagtatgggaggtagaaccttcagttatcaggcccctctcctttggaatcatctaccagtcagggtccgggaggcagacaccctctccacttttaagagtaggcttaaaactttcctttttgataaagcttatagttagagctggatcaggctcggaccagcttttgttatgctgctataggcctagactgccgggggaactggtgcactgacacacttggatcctagctcacccccttccccccaaccccttcatcacttactttaactctgcctgtcccattaaaggtactaaccatagacctttctggagtccctgagctcccttgtctcgtaggtccctctgagctgccgtagacgtcctcctgctgcggacgttctggactccagctgatacggatgtactggactccagcggcaacagcctctactactcgtctcatcactatcacctctctctcttactcccctctatctgtctttcaagacccaactcagtcgaggcatgatggctgtctaacatgagtctggtcctgctggaggtttctgcctgttaaaggaagtttttcctcactgctgtaactagctaaatactgtgatgtgcaatgctcatgatggattaaggtggggtcagactgagtcttaccctgtcttgaagttgggtctctgttcataatttgacatagagtggtctagacctcctatgtttgtaaaagcgtcctgagatagcgtttgttgtgatttggtgctatacaaataaagactgattgattgattgattgattgattgagtacAGTGGTTTAAGCTCATGAATTCTCCTGGAATAgacattgtcttttttttttaaatgttcaacagttgttattgattttcagacaagaaataaaaagactccATCAAACATGAACATATACTCCCATGTGTAACATAGACATAGTATGTTG
This window contains:
- the psma5 gene encoding proteasome subunit alpha type-5, which encodes MFLTRSEYDRGVNTFSPEGRLFQVEYAIEAIKLGSTAIGIQTSEGVCLAVEKRITSPLMEPNSIEKIVEIDSHIGCAMSGLIADAKTLIDKARVETQNHWFTYNETMTVESVTQAVSNLALQFGEEDADPGAMSRPFGVALLFGGVDEKGPQLYHMDPSGTFVQCDARAIGSASEGAQSSLQEVYHKSMTLKDAIKSSLTILKQVMEEKLNATNIELATVEPGKTFHMYSKEELEDVIKDI